The proteins below come from a single Lactobacillus johnsonii genomic window:
- the uvrA gene encoding excinuclease ABC subunit UvrA, whose product MVNDKIVIHGAREHNLKDISLSIPKDKLVVITGLSGSGKSSLAFDTLYAEGRRRYVESLSSYARQFLGQMDKADVDSIDGLNPAISIDQKTTSHNPRSTVGTVTEINDYLRLLWARVGHPICPNDGTLIERQSVDQMVDRVMDLPERSRIQILAPVIRSKRGEHKEVFKRIQRAGYVRVIVDGEMHEITDEFELDKNKRHSIDIVVDRLIVKENIRSRLFDSVEAALRLADGYMYVDVIKGERINFSEYYACPICGFTVGEMEPRLFSFNAPFGACPDCDGLGMKLSVDEDLVIPDKDKSLGEGALVPWANSKYYTAMLEQACTALKIPLDKPYKKLTKRQKDLILNGSKGKKIKFHLEGDFGVNDTVQEFEGILNNINRRYHHPMSKFMRDAMGKYMTELTCSTCHGKRLNEKALAVKVNGKDIAEASDLSIAKALEFFNSVKLSEQEEMIAKPILKEVRDRLTFLINVGLDYLTLSRSAGTLSGGEAQRIRLATQIGSNLSGVMYILDEPSIGLHQRDNDRLISSLKKMRDLGNSLIVVEHDDETMKQADYLVDMGPGAGVYGGKVMAAGTPEEVMKNPHSLTGEYLSGKKIVPVPLERRKGNGKKITVTGAKENNLKDISVDFPLGKLVVVTGVSGSGKSTLVNLILKRALAQKLNNNSAKPGKYESIKGYKNIEKIIDIDQSPIGRTPRSNPATYTSVFDDIRTLFAQTNEAKMRGYTKARFSFNVKGGRCEACHGDGIIKIEMNFLPDVYVPCEVCHGTRYNSETLEVTYREKNISQVLNMTINEACKFFENIPKIHRKLQTIVDVGLGYVKLGQSATTLSGGEAQRMKLASELQKLSTGNNFYILDEPTTGLHTDDIKRLLEVLQRLVDEGNTVLIIEHNLDVIKNADWLIDLGPEGGDGGGQVVATGTPEEVAQVKESYTGQYLKPVLERDTELTKQMINNKKEQGES is encoded by the coding sequence ATGGTAAATGATAAAATTGTTATTCACGGAGCACGGGAACACAATTTAAAAGATATAAGTTTATCAATTCCAAAAGATAAATTAGTAGTTATTACTGGTTTATCGGGCTCTGGAAAAAGTTCACTGGCATTTGATACCTTATATGCTGAAGGTAGAAGACGATATGTAGAATCGTTATCAAGTTATGCTAGACAATTTTTAGGGCAAATGGATAAAGCTGATGTTGACTCAATTGATGGATTAAATCCCGCAATCTCAATTGATCAAAAGACGACATCACATAATCCACGCTCAACGGTCGGAACCGTAACAGAAATTAACGATTATTTACGTTTATTGTGGGCTCGTGTAGGTCATCCGATTTGTCCCAATGATGGAACTTTAATTGAAAGACAAAGCGTAGATCAAATGGTGGATCGAGTAATGGATTTGCCTGAAAGAAGTAGAATTCAAATTTTAGCTCCAGTTATCCGTTCTAAAAGAGGAGAACATAAAGAGGTATTTAAGCGAATTCAGCGTGCGGGGTATGTACGGGTAATTGTAGATGGCGAAATGCATGAAATTACTGATGAGTTTGAGCTAGATAAAAACAAGCGACACAGTATTGATATTGTTGTGGATCGTCTAATTGTTAAAGAAAATATTCGTAGTCGGTTATTTGATTCGGTAGAAGCAGCCCTTCGTTTAGCCGATGGTTACATGTATGTTGATGTGATTAAGGGAGAACGCATTAACTTTTCAGAATACTATGCTTGTCCGATTTGTGGTTTTACTGTTGGTGAAATGGAACCGCGTTTATTTTCATTCAATGCGCCTTTTGGAGCTTGTCCTGATTGTGATGGACTAGGTATGAAGCTTTCAGTAGATGAAGATTTAGTAATTCCTGATAAGGATAAGTCATTAGGTGAAGGAGCTTTAGTTCCTTGGGCTAACTCTAAGTACTATACAGCGATGTTAGAACAAGCCTGTACAGCCTTGAAAATCCCCTTAGATAAACCATATAAAAAATTAACTAAAAGACAAAAGGATTTAATTTTAAATGGATCTAAGGGAAAGAAAATAAAATTCCATCTCGAAGGAGACTTTGGTGTAAACGATACAGTTCAAGAATTTGAAGGAATTTTAAATAATATCAATCGTCGATACCACCATCCAATGTCTAAATTCATGCGTGATGCAATGGGTAAGTATATGACTGAACTGACTTGTTCAACTTGTCATGGTAAAAGATTGAATGAAAAGGCTTTAGCCGTGAAAGTAAATGGTAAAGATATTGCTGAAGCATCTGATCTTTCGATTGCAAAAGCATTAGAATTTTTCAATTCAGTTAAATTAAGTGAACAAGAAGAAATGATTGCTAAGCCAATTTTGAAAGAAGTACGGGATCGTTTGACATTTTTAATTAATGTTGGATTAGACTATCTTACTTTATCTCGTTCTGCTGGCACTCTATCTGGTGGAGAAGCGCAAAGAATTAGACTAGCAACTCAAATTGGTTCTAACTTGTCAGGCGTTATGTATATTCTAGATGAACCATCAATTGGTCTTCATCAGCGTGACAATGATCGTCTTATTTCTTCCCTTAAGAAAATGAGAGATCTTGGAAATTCTCTAATTGTAGTAGAACATGATGATGAAACCATGAAGCAAGCCGATTACTTAGTTGATATGGGACCGGGAGCCGGAGTATACGGCGGAAAAGTGATGGCTGCAGGTACGCCTGAAGAAGTAATGAAGAATCCCCATTCTTTAACTGGGGAGTACTTATCAGGTAAAAAGATTGTTCCAGTTCCATTAGAGCGAAGAAAAGGTAACGGTAAGAAAATAACTGTTACTGGTGCAAAAGAAAATAATTTAAAAGATATCTCTGTCGATTTTCCTTTAGGTAAATTAGTTGTTGTAACCGGAGTATCAGGTTCCGGAAAATCAACATTAGTTAACTTAATTTTGAAACGTGCTCTGGCACAGAAGTTAAATAATAACTCTGCAAAGCCCGGTAAGTATGAATCAATTAAGGGATATAAAAATATCGAAAAAATTATAGATATTGATCAAAGTCCTATTGGACGAACTCCGCGTAGTAATCCAGCCACATATACTAGTGTATTTGATGATATTCGTACTTTATTTGCCCAGACTAATGAAGCAAAAATGCGTGGCTATACTAAGGCTAGGTTTTCTTTTAACGTTAAGGGCGGGCGCTGTGAAGCATGTCATGGAGATGGAATTATTAAGATAGAAATGAATTTTTTGCCTGATGTGTATGTCCCTTGCGAAGTTTGTCACGGAACAAGATATAACTCAGAAACCTTAGAAGTAACCTACCGTGAAAAAAATATTTCTCAAGTTTTAAACATGACAATTAACGAAGCATGCAAATTCTTTGAAAATATTCCTAAAATTCATCGTAAGTTACAAACAATTGTTGATGTAGGATTAGGATATGTAAAGTTAGGACAATCAGCAACTACTTTGTCTGGTGGGGAAGCACAAAGAATGAAGTTGGCTTCTGAATTACAAAAACTTTCTACTGGGAATAACTTCTATATCTTGGATGAACCTACAACAGGGTTGCACACTGATGACATTAAACGTCTGTTAGAGGTATTGCAGCGCTTAGTTGATGAAGGAAATACAGTTTTAATTATTGAACATAACTTAGACGTCATTAAAAATGCAGATTGGCTAATAGATTTGGGGCCCGAAGGAGGAGATGGCGGTGGACAAGTTGTGGCTACTGGTACTCCAGAAGAAGTTGCTCAAGTAAAAGAAAGTTATACTGGCCAATATTTAAAACCTGTCCTTGAAAGAGATACTGAGTTAACTAAGCAAATGATAAATAATAAAAAGGAGCAAGGGGAAAGTTAA